Part of the Chlamydiales bacterium genome is shown below.
GGCCCTTTTTCAAGACTCAAGACCCGAGATCCGCATCTACTGGGACCACGCCGTTACCTTCCATTGGAGCTACAAACTGTCACAATTGGGAAGGTACTACGGAATAGATCTATCCCGTCTATTGGTAAGCGGCGCTGGGACTGCGGCTACATTCACTGCCACTCTTGCTCTTTTAAGTGCAGCCCACTTCACACAAGAGTCGCATCCGGAACTTAGCACCTACCTGCATATGATGGCCCTTTTTAGTCTGGTGCAGAGTCTTATCTACGCCGCGTCCGCTTTTTTTGATAAATCACCAGGCCACGATTTCAACTCTCTCTGGATGCATGGAATTCATCCGCTGGTCTCAATGGCTTTTCTGATTCTAGTGCCGCTTCTATTTAAGCTCCTGCTTTGCGCAGGGGAGCAGCTGGCTGCTAGGTTTAAAGAGAGTGAATGCTTGAAACTTTGCACATAGAGTGTTATTTTAAAATTAATATTTATATATGACTAAACAACAATTTGGCGACTTTCATAAAGTTTTAGAAGATCCAACTCTATGGCATAGCTTTGGAGATTTTAAAAACGCGCCCCCTCTCGGCCACGGCAATCCCCACTTTCTATTCGGGGTAGCAACAAGCATGTTCCAAGACTCAGGCGCAACGCACTGTCCAGAGTCGCAGTGGAGCGATTGGGAGAGCCGCTGCCTACCTGTGAATAATCGATCGGGTGCTGCAGTAAACCTCTTTGAGCTCTACCGCACCGCTCCCCAAGAGGTGATCAAACGCCTGAAGCTTTTAACCGTAAACACCTACCGCTTTAGCATCGAATGGTCCCACTTAGAGCCCGAACAGGGAAAGTTCAATCACGAGAAGCTGCAAACCTACGTCGAGTTTTGTAAGGCCTTACGCGACCATGAGATTCAACCACTCATCACGCTCCACCACTTTTCAGAGCCCCGCTGGTTCCACGAGATGGACAGCTTTGAAAAAGAGGAGAATATCGAATACTTCCGGACCTTCTGCAAATGGGCGTTTAAAGAGCTCGTTCAGGAGTATAAGGGAGCTCCGCTGGTTCAGCTCTTTTGCACGATCAACGAGCCTAGCATTGAGGCAAATTGCCGCTACGTCGTCGGCTACTTCTCTCCAGGCCTCTACTGCCGCTTTTCCAGAGCCGCCCGCTTCCTCTTAAATCTCTTGAAAGCACACTGCTGCGTTTATGCCGACTTAAAAGAGATCGCAAGAGAAGAGAAGCGAGAGGGGATTAAGATCGGTATCACCCACCAGTACCTCCAGTTCTCTCCCCAGAGCTTTTTTATGAAGCCCGTCACTTCGTCTCTCAACAAGTTTCACGAGGCGGTACTCAACTTTTTTAAGACGGGAAGATTCGAGTGCAAAATTCCGCTTCTCTGCAACGTCGTTGAAGAGTGTGCAGAAACGCTGAAGCCAAAGGCGGACTTTGCAGGCGTGCAGTTCTACGGTAGGGTCTACTTGGGACTCAAGGGGGTACTCTCTCTTAACAAGCCGCAGACGACGATGCAAGGCATCTACGAAGATCCCGAAGGCCTCTTTGAAGCGATCGTCTCAGTTCACGAAGCGTTTAATGCACCTGTGATCGTCTCCGAGAATGGGATCTCCACAGAGTGCGACGAACAGAGGGCGAGATACCTCTCCCGCGCGCTCTACTCAGCCGAACAGGCAAGAGAGAAGATTGGCCCTGAAAACATGCTGGGCTACATCATCTGGTCGTTTAGCGATAACTTCGAGTGGTTCCTCGGCTGGAAGCCCCGATTTGGCGCCTTCTCACTTACAAAAGAGCGCACCCTTAGTGAAGAGTATAAGCCTGGGGTTCAGCCCTTTGTCGAGATGATCAGCGCCTGGAAAGCTTCTCTTTAAGTAAAATTTTTAATCCACATTTTTTTATTTTTCGATCTGCTATAATTTCTCCATAATTATGTGGAGTTATTGAATGTCAGAACCAATCCCCGCTGCACTGCCAGTTACATTTAACCCTATGCTCATCTCTTGGAACGATCAGGTCGGGCAGGCGCTCAGCTGGGTTGCTCTTAAGCTTCAGTGGGGGATGCACTACTCCTCAGAACAAGTTCTCCACGCCTACTCAGCCATACTTCCAGGAGAATTTGGAAATTTTGAGAGTGAAGAGATCGAGATGCTCGTCCGCGTCGCCCGTGTGGCACTCACGGTACTCTTTGCCCCTCTAACCCTTGCCTTAACATTCTGCGGAGTTGCGTTAGAGCTCGTTGCTAACTGCTTCAAGAGCTCGCCCTGCACCTACATCAAAGGCGAGAGTGAAGGGGAAGCTCCAAAAAATAAGTACCGTCTTCTCACGCTGAATGCGTGCATGTTCTGGGGAGGCCTTCCCATTCCATTTGGAGGAGTAAGACCCGCTTCTGAACGAGTTGAGCAGGTTGCAGATTTCTTAAAATATATGAATTCAGATCTTGTTGTGATGCAGGAGGTCTCTTTTGGTCCTGCGCGCGCCTTGATTGAGAAGTTGAAAGGCGATTACGCCCACTTCTACACGCAGATCGGCCCGAACACGGGGCGGATGGAGAGCTGCCTCTTCTTGGCGTCGAAACAGCCCATCCTTAGAGAGCCTATCTTTGTCGAATTCCCCGATCAGAATGGAATTAAGCGCGGGTTTTTCTGCGTTGAGACACCTAAAAGCTGGGTTATTACAACTCACATGGAAGCTGGAAATAATCCAGAGATGCGTAGGGCGCAGCTTGCACTCATCACTCAGAAGATTCCCGAACTAAAGCAGCTCTCAAACAAGCCCTGCTTCCTTCTCGGTGACTTAAACATCCACCGCACACTGGATGTGGGGAGCGAGTATCTCGCATCCGGGCTTCAAGAGAACTATTTCAATCCTCTTACGCAGCCAGAGGATCATGACACCTGCACCGATCTACACACAGCACGGGTGATGGGCCGTGAGAGGCCCGTGCCATCTGGACAGGCTGTCGATTACGCACTGGTGGATGAGAGATCTTTAGCCGAACACCCTCTAAATCTATCAGCTCGCCTCGTCAACACACTGGATATAAGCGATCACTACTCTATCATCCTCGAGGTCGAGCACAATTAAGCAGCGGCGTCTGCTGCCAGGAGGCTTCTTCTCCAGGCCTGAGTGGCACGGATGAAGGTATCCATGCCGGGTTTTGGATCTGCAGCGATGCTTCCACCTGTTACAGGATAGGCCCCGAACGCCTGAGGCTGCATTCCCATATCCCATTCGAAGTTATTGCCAATCGACCAGGTGAGGTAGCCTCTGAGCTTCTCCTTTCCAATCGCCTGCTGCACCCTCTCTGCTGTGTAGAGGGCTCTCTGGTTAAATCTGGAGCGCTGAGCGTTGTCATGAGTGGAGATGCCCATCTCTGTGATGATGATCGGCTTCTTGAAGGCGTCATAGACCTCTAGTGCAGCCTCGTAGAGCCCCTCTGGATCTTCATGAAAGGGCATCGCTGTCATCGCCTCGCCGTCGCTCGTGGGCCCAAGCATGCCAATCTTTGGACGCACGTAGTACTGCAGGCCGACAAAATCGGTCGGCGGATGGAGGTTCTTCTCCACAATGTTGCAGATTAGCGGGAACTTGAATTCAAAGTCGCCCGTTTTAAAGAAGTTTAAAACGCTCTCGTTGATCAGGCGATTTAAGTAGCGCGTTACTAAAAATAGTAGCGGATTTGTGGGCTTAAATGAGAGGCGCTGGTGCACGATGCCGATCTGCACATTGGGCTCTATTCTTTTTAGTGCGTCGTATACGGCGCAGTGGGCTTTTAGCGCACCTTTAAGGAAGATGCCAGCTCTTTCGAAGTCCATGACCACTCCAGGGGAGTAGGAGCCACGCACGTAGCGCGAGAAGGCCTCGATATTCGGCTCATTGATCGTGCAGAAGTGCTCGACAAGGGGTCTGCCTTTGTAAGGCTGAGCAAGATGGGTAAATACTGGCACTGCATAATCTACAAAGAGCTGGATGTTCTCCTCTCTTTCAAAGCTTCCAAAATCGTGGAACCACTGCGGCTCGGAAAAGTGGTGGAGTGTGACCATGGGGGCGATTCCCTCATCGCGCAGATGCTTGCAGAGGTCGATATAGATCTGCAGCGCATGCATATTGAAGATGTTCTGGTCAGGCTGGATATGGCTCCACTCGATTGAAAAGCGGTAGGAGTTAACGCCCAGCTTGTGCAGGCGGTCTGTGATCTCTTTGCGTCCTGCAGGCGTCTGATAGAGGCTGAAAAAATCGCTGCTCTTTCCAGAGCGGTTGCTCTCGTCGGGAATGCAGCTTCTCTCCCACTTAGCCCACTGAGAGGCGGGACAGTTTTCACTTCCCGAGTCTTGATAGGTGCAGGTGGCTGTGCCATACAAAAATGTAGGATCGTCATGGCCGAGCGCAATCTGCCCTTCAAGATCTCCAAGCTGATCCCAGAGGCGCGCATCTCTTGCAACTGCCGAAAAGTTCTGACTGGGGTCTTGCGCCTCTTCCGCAACGAAGAAGCTAAGTGCATAGTTTGCAGCTTTGATGATGATAACAAGGCAGCCCGTGACCAGACCTGCAGGTAGAAGAAGGAGAGAGGGGAGCGCATGCCACACCCTCGAATCAACCGAGTCCGCAGGAAGAGGTGTTAAGCTCTCCTCGAACGCCTCCCAGATGAAGTCATTCGCAGAACCGATCGCCGTAACCATATTAATTCCTTGTAGATAGGTTCTTTTTTGGAGTGCGGCGACTCGGCGCCGCTTTTTCTTAAAATCGACTTGTCGATTTTGTTAGAAGTTAAGAGAGATCGCCAGGTCGATCTCGAGAACAGCGGCGCCGAGTCGCCCGAGAAAAGCGGCGCCGAGTCGCCGCACTCCAAAAAAGAAAAACTCATAGAGCTGTTATGTAGGAGAAAGGTCAAGCATTTCAACTGTTTGAAGTGGGTTTGTGGCGTAGCCGTAGGGCAGGCAGCTATATTGCAGCAGAGGTCGCGTCTCAGGATTGGCATCCATTGCAACTATGCCTAGCATGACGAGAAGGGGATAGAGCAGTAGCAGTGGTTCTTCAGCTAAGAGTGCAAGTGCAACTGTGCCGATTAGCAGCGCGCTGATCGTAAGAGTCAAGAGACCGATAAGATCATATCCCGCTGCGAGCAGATGCTCATGCTTTTTTGTGGAGAGAGCAGCTGGCTCGGGTGCACAGAGCTGCTCAAGTGCGATATAGGCCACGCAAGAGATATGGTAGAGGATGCCCGCTGGTGCCGCGACGCACACACCGAGGGAGTAGGCTCCCCTAGCCATCGCTAGAAGCCCCTCTTCGCAACTAAAAGGAGCCTGCCCTTCGGCCACCTCCTCGCGCGGAGGCTCCATCATCCTTGCACCAAAATGCAGATACTGGGCTGTAAAAGAAGCTGGTGTCATGGGTGCTTCCTTAAGTTAGAGCTGGTAGAGCCTGGCCGTATTGTGCTTCAAGTGCCGCTTTTCCGCCGTTTGCTAAGGCATTGTGCTGGAGGAGAGCTCTGTGGAGCTCTGGAATCTTTCTAACAAAGACTTCTTGAGCAGTTCCTCTGCCCTTATCAACATCACTTCCCATCTCCATAGATAGAGAGTGTAAAACCTTCAGTAGAGACCCTCTGTGAGAAGGAGGAATCTCCTCTACTGCGATTTTATCGTGCACACACGCTGCATATAGAATCTTGCCGAAGTAGAGCTGGGGCTCTGAATCGAGCGCAAGAAGCGCCATCGTTGGCTTTAATGCAAAAAGCAGCTGGATGGAGAGATATTCGTGATCCAAGTCCGCAAAGAGAGGCATTAGAATAATCGCTGCAGGCATTATCAGATGGACAGGATCGAGTAGGAAGATTGCAAGAGAGACTCTCACGATAAAAATGAGTGTGACTGCAGTGAGAGCAGCAGCTAAAAGGTCGTGAGCACCTGCGGCAAGATGGTCAACTGCTCTTGCTCCTAGACTCTCTGCAGCGGATGCATTGTTTTCGCATAGCGTCTGAAGCGCATAGTATGCAGCAGCAGAGATGTGATAGAGGAATCCGGCAGGGGCAACAGCGCAGAGGCCCAGGGCGTAGACGCCGCGAGTGACCTCTTTCTCTGTGGTTTCTTCTTTGCCAATTACCTCCACGCCATAGTTAAGGTAGTGTTGTGAAAGGGCTTCTATTGACATGGGTAATCTCCTTAGTTTTGTTTAAATTTTTTAAGCTGGTCCGCCTGGTGCGGCCGCAGCAGCAGCTGCCGCAGCTGCAGGAAGAGCAGGAGCCGGCGCGCCTACAGGCGGAAGTGCGTCA
Proteins encoded:
- a CDS encoding glycoside hydrolase family 1 protein, which produces MTKQQFGDFHKVLEDPTLWHSFGDFKNAPPLGHGNPHFLFGVATSMFQDSGATHCPESQWSDWESRCLPVNNRSGAAVNLFELYRTAPQEVIKRLKLLTVNTYRFSIEWSHLEPEQGKFNHEKLQTYVEFCKALRDHEIQPLITLHHFSEPRWFHEMDSFEKEENIEYFRTFCKWAFKELVQEYKGAPLVQLFCTINEPSIEANCRYVVGYFSPGLYCRFSRAARFLLNLLKAHCCVYADLKEIAREEKREGIKIGITHQYLQFSPQSFFMKPVTSSLNKFHEAVLNFFKTGRFECKIPLLCNVVEECAETLKPKADFAGVQFYGRVYLGLKGVLSLNKPQTTMQGIYEDPEGLFEAIVSVHEAFNAPVIVSENGISTECDEQRARYLSRALYSAEQAREKIGPENMLGYIIWSFSDNFEWFLGWKPRFGAFSLTKERTLSEEYKPGVQPFVEMISAWKASL
- a CDS encoding endonuclease/exonuclease/phosphatase family protein; translated protein: MSEPIPAALPVTFNPMLISWNDQVGQALSWVALKLQWGMHYSSEQVLHAYSAILPGEFGNFESEEIEMLVRVARVALTVLFAPLTLALTFCGVALELVANCFKSSPCTYIKGESEGEAPKNKYRLLTLNACMFWGGLPIPFGGVRPASERVEQVADFLKYMNSDLVVMQEVSFGPARALIEKLKGDYAHFYTQIGPNTGRMESCLFLASKQPILREPIFVEFPDQNGIKRGFFCVETPKSWVITTHMEAGNNPEMRRAQLALITQKIPELKQLSNKPCFLLGDLNIHRTLDVGSEYLASGLQENYFNPLTQPEDHDTCTDLHTARVMGRERPVPSGQAVDYALVDERSLAEHPLNLSARLVNTLDISDHYSIILEVEHN
- a CDS encoding glycoside hydrolase family 1 protein, which translates into the protein MVTAIGSANDFIWEAFEESLTPLPADSVDSRVWHALPSLLLLPAGLVTGCLVIIIKAANYALSFFVAEEAQDPSQNFSAVARDARLWDQLGDLEGQIALGHDDPTFLYGTATCTYQDSGSENCPASQWAKWERSCIPDESNRSGKSSDFFSLYQTPAGRKEITDRLHKLGVNSYRFSIEWSHIQPDQNIFNMHALQIYIDLCKHLRDEGIAPMVTLHHFSEPQWFHDFGSFEREENIQLFVDYAVPVFTHLAQPYKGRPLVEHFCTINEPNIEAFSRYVRGSYSPGVVMDFERAGIFLKGALKAHCAVYDALKRIEPNVQIGIVHQRLSFKPTNPLLFLVTRYLNRLINESVLNFFKTGDFEFKFPLICNIVEKNLHPPTDFVGLQYYVRPKIGMLGPTSDGEAMTAMPFHEDPEGLYEAALEVYDAFKKPIIITEMGISTHDNAQRSRFNQRALYTAERVQQAIGKEKLRGYLTWSIGNNFEWDMGMQPQAFGAYPVTGGSIAADPKPGMDTFIRATQAWRRSLLAADAAA